Below is a window of Penaeus vannamei isolate JL-2024 unplaced genomic scaffold, ASM4276789v1 unanchor4928, whole genome shotgun sequence DNA.
cttggtaggcaggacgaaggtcatttactaagaaacggCCTTCgatctcctctgcaagactcctaatttACTGTTCCTTGTCTGCGCATCtgggaatggtgcaaatcccgatcccctaccAGATGAGCCATACGACAACCTTCTGTGGCTTCGTCTccagtgagataaaattctgtattgctcttgtGCTTTCaattgattcttgagctgcatcaagcgtttcatgcttgaagaTGTCATACAGAACACTACAGGAtccatcagattgtcgagcactgcaaaacgaccagagattgcctcagcaaacccctgggAACACCCTCCCTCAACTTGAAACCCTAGGTGGTCAATGATCCAACAGGCAGTTTTGAAATATACTTGGAGGATAggcacaactaatctatggtcagtactcggcactcctatacactttgtagttctggaggatcctccagtgagtgctaacgaggatgtagtcgatcttcttggctgcattacccacattgctgtaccatgtccagtgatgtaGGTTAGAGCGCtagtaccaagagccagaaatccttagTTCCTGGGAcattgcaaagtcccggaaaaggaggctattctagCTCCTgtaccatggggaccgacagacatcttatacccagctcaatcacagccataTACTGCGTTGAAGTCGCccataacaatacaaatatctcgctgAGGACAACTGTCCGCAACAGAGGCAAATTTGGCATAGAACCTCTCTTTCACGTCAAATTTACAAACTTCGGTTGGAGCATAAACAGCAATAAGAGATGTGAAGTcgaatgctagcttcagtctcagtaCCATTATACCCTCATCAACTGGAGTAACCTTTACTACCAAGGACTGAAGTCTGCTGGGGATGGCTATATCTACTCCCTGGAAAGGGTGATCATTGCTGCGatccgaccagtaataggtataACCACCTACTCTAATCGTACTGCTGCCAAGTCTTCTCaatctccgagagagcagccacctcagttccctcgacagtagtggcATCCGATTATCCTGTCACAAAGAATGGACGTTCCAAGCGATTGGGGGCTAGCTGCAGGTCCCATAATCCACCTGTGGGAGTCCCGTGGGATTTGTTTCACGTATTTTATGCCAGGTTGGCGGCCACCGGGACACAGATGGGACGGTAACCCCGGCTCCCGTTCCGAATCCCAGTGGCCGCCAACCGAGAGGGACCCACAGCCTGCCGTACTTGCTGGGTGAGAGGGAtgtttcccctcccccagcaccaaCACCTATTCGTTTCACTGGGGGGTGCCTCCCCAAAACCACCCATTGACCCCAGGAGCAAGGAGGCAGGAGGCAGTGGTAAGAAGCCAGGTtgtgtccacatgccggtgggccatgactccACAGTTCATCCTAGAGCCGCAAGGTGCCTAGTTACAATGGATGACCACTAAGAggtactgcagaagtctcgatgatggagaggctatgagctGGCAGGGGAGTCTTATGCCCAGCTGCTCTCCTTTCATACCAGGCTAGGcagtggtggcagctgtaagcgagaaagacatagataaatagatatagataaatagatggataaagatgtatatacatacacatctattcgcctatctatttatctttctatatatctatctatataggtttatatgaacacatacacacacacacacacatatttgtgtgtctgtatgtgtgtgcttgcatgtgtgtatctctctctctctctctctctctctctctctctctctctctctatatatatatatatatatatatatatatatgtgtgtgtgtgtgtgtgtgtgtgtgtgtgtgtgtgtgtgtgtgtgtgtgtatatatacgtgtgtatgtatataagagcgtattttcgtgcgtgtgtgtgtcgactCTACATCCGCCCGCGAGGCCAGGGAGGCGCATGCAGTTGTCTTATCGCTTTCTCCTCCACGTCTTCCGAGCCTCTTTATCTCTCGattattctttatcttatctctacTTCGTCCTTTCATTCGTGAGACGATCAGCTCTGTAGCCTAGTTCCTTTATtctatcgtttatttttttctctttcttcccccacctttgtctgtctctgtctttctctctctgtttctctgtttctgtctgtctgtctgtctgtctgtctctctctgtctctgtctctgtctctgtctctccctctccctctctccctctctctctctctctctctctctctctctctctctctatatatatatatatatatatatatatatatatatatatatgtatatatatataaatatatatatatatatatatatatatatatatatatatatatatatatatatatatatatatatagagagagagagagagagagagagagagagagagagagagcgggtgggggggggagacagataggaagatgaacataaagatacatacacagatacagacattgatatatatatatatatatatatatatatatatatatatatatatatatgtaataataataataataataacaac
It encodes the following:
- the LOC138861358 gene encoding uncharacterized protein, with the translated sequence MPLLSRELRWLLSRRLRRLGSSTIRVGGYTYYWSDRSNDHPFQGVDIAIPSRLQSLVVKVTPVDEGIMVLRLKLAFDFTSLIAVYAPTEVCKFDVKERFYAKFASVADSCPQRDICIVMGDFNAVYGCD